A genomic window from Gloeocapsa sp. PCC 73106 includes:
- a CDS encoding type II toxin-antitoxin system HigB family toxin, translated as MHIITRKRLNEFAQEYPETKSALLQWYQLMKQGEFNSIAEIRQVFPSADKVSKLTVFNISGNKIRLIAAIHYNR; from the coding sequence GCACATTATAACTCGCAAACGTTTAAACGAATTTGCCCAAGAATACCCAGAAACTAAGTCAGCCTTACTGCAATGGTATCAACTAATGAAACAGGGAGAATTTAACTCTATCGCTGAAATAAGACAAGTTTTTCCCAGTGCAGACAAAGTAAGTAAGCTTACAGTATTTAATATCAGTGGAAATAAAATTAGACTGATTGCCGCCATTCATTATAATCGTTAA